The genomic interval ATCACTGTGATTTTTACACAGGAagtccaaaaataaattaatcaagcACGACAGAAACCAATACTGCACCAAGCCCgctgaaaatgttcatttatagCAATGTACTCAgttcagaaaacataaaatacattccAGTTTGATCTTCTCTGTTGGTTTGGACCGACTGAATGTGCTTGGTTGAAGTGCACTGCCCAgaggacaggaaaaaaaagcatgaataaTCATCTCGAGTTCCTGTTTTTAAACCCAGTTTCTTGGTTCACAAGTATTTCTCACATGACAAATGGTTTTGAGTACTCTGTTTTGAGTGACCTTCAAGAGACCTTGATTGTTAGAAAACAACTGCTCCATTTCTTAAAAACTGAACTGACTGAAGAAGAAGTCGGACAGAAAACGACTTTTGCAAAACATGCTTGAAGAACTTATTTAATCTCGGTTTGTCCTTCATTTTGAACAGATTGGCTTGCTATTTTGGCTTCATCTGTTTACCAAATGTCTTAGCTCATTGAGCCTTTGCCTATGTGGTCCTCGCTGTAATCGGGTCTGCTTCACCCTAAATCTTCAGGTTGCCAGTTAATCTCAGGGCAACACACGTATtgtaaaatcataattttttgaCTCTGCATCATGTTATAGTGATGTTCCTTCATGAAAAACATGCTGGATTTATTGTCAGGTTGATTCTgttatttcttcatttcttgtttgagaaatcctttaaatgGGGTGTATTGTgaattttccaggcacatggtgcctTTTTATAGACCAGCACCCCTCCAGACCCCCAGTCTGGGGGTCTGTACAagagtgtacagaaaatggatggatggatatgacttaaaagaaatttgactttgcaatttcactccttgaaattgagcctgtgtctctttaaaaactcctgttctttctgaaactccgccttcaggaagtcatcacatcatggctcctctattaaccctttaagaacatttttaccagcatggCACTGAGAAGAAGCTCCTGTAACGAGCTCAGCTTATGCGCttttccaccagatgtttgctaattgctgctggctagtctgcagGAACTGAAGGctacatagttacttgattgtgctataaaataatgctatatgcctggaaaacacataacactgtTCCTTAAGAGCAATTTACGGGGCACAGTGTGGGACGGCTATAtgataccataccataccaccGTGCAGACGCCTAATTCAGCTTTGATAAAACAATAATGATGGTGTGTTATTGTTCATTTCAGgttaaatttaaacaattaaataaacgCCATACATAAAAGCCTGCCTAATTTTAGTTCTACCTAAATGAGGTAGAACTGTTAGGAATAGCTAACAACTAATCCTAGATTAGTTGTTAGCTATTCAGGTTAGATACCAACTTTTGTTTCTGACCGAGATCAGATATTTAGATgaaatgaagtgaaaactgaAGCGTCCTGTACACGTGCTGCTGCTTAAAGTTTCCGATCACGATTCTAGATTGAAGTTTTACCTCTCCTTCAGCGTGGAGCGTTAGTTGGGTCTTACTGAACAGAGAGGAACCCAGCGGGATGAGATGTGCTTCTATTCCACAAGACTGCACAGTCAGCCTGCCAGCAGTCTCCATGGAAACATCACTGTTCACAgactttaagaaaacatttccctCTCCAGCACCAATTGTACCTTTTCAAGAGCGTTCTACCCACTTTGCTCTGGAATGTGAGAACCAAAACCAAAGGCTGGTTTCTGATTCTTGTCACAGTTTTGAAGCATCTCTGCAGTCATATCAACTTTCGCCTGGTCACAGCTCTGGGTCATTCTCCATGCTTGTTTTCCCACAACAGCTGACCTTAATTGCAGGAGCACTAAATATTCGTGTTTATAGCAGCATTCAAAGTTCATCTCAGGAAAAGTTAAGTACTAAAAACCTGGGCTTTTCCTCTGACAGCTTCTCAGATCTGCAGACTGAAAGTTGCACCCAGATGGCTCAACCTGAGCTAAGCAGTGTTCTTGCCACAGATTGTTTGTGAGATTGTTTATGGGTTCTTCTACTGCATGAACATGCACTCTGGCTACATGTTTAATCctggagaaagtttttttttagtctctAACAGGGTTTCTTCCAAGATTAATAGCTAATAGTTTAGCTTTTGACAGTGTCTCTTGCTTCCTGAGCTGTTcatctctgcagcttttccaGAGGTAATGCAGGCCtcctggctgcttctctgatttagtCAGGTTTCGCTGGATAGCCCATACTTTGGTGCCGAGTCATTCAATAATTTCTAAActaacaaatgtattttaaagtgtattCTCTGAACTACAGGGTGCCAGTGGAAGGGCTTTGGGGTGATTTTGCTCTATTTTCTTCGtgttagtgagaacgccagctgAATCTGCTGAAGTTGTAGAACTTTATAGGCAGCCGCGTAAAGATACAGTTGCAGCAGTCAATTTGGATTAAGATACACACCTAGATAAGTTTCTAAAAATCTTGATGGAAATTCATTAACTTTATTCCTGGAAAGGTGACAGAAGGCTgcctttgtaattgtctttatgtgactctgaaggtctAGATCTCAATTGTCTCTTTCTTTCAGCTTATCTGTTTAGTTGGTCATATCTCGGAAGGTTTGTAGTTGTGCGAGATActatttttgtcataaattgATGGTTTGAACAGCGCTCCATGAGACTTTTAAAGTTTGAGATGTTATAAACCCAACAGTTTGTAAACCTCTCCATGACTGTATCTCTGATCTGTCTGCTGTCATCCTCAATCTTCACTAGGCTTTCTTTACTAATGTTCTCCATCAAACCTCATAGAACGATTGTGCTGGtctactgaaattaaattaacacaGACGTCCAGTATTTACAGAATGTGTTACCTCTGGAGGGCAATTTGTCCTGGTTCAAATAATAAAGCATGGAtcacttttaaatttttatttttcaatgttcTCTTACAACCATCTGAGGCTTTTGCTCAAAAAATGCACTTATACTGAGATTAACTTACTCAGATGTAACAGTATCTGACTACTGAATGTGCCTGGTTGCTCTTTATTCAGGGGTATCAATGTAACATGGGGCAGAATTTAAATTCAAGTTACTTTTTGGacttttgctttttcaaatcagaaaaaccAAGTACTATTTTCATTCAAATTCAAGGTTACGCACGACTTTCTGCTGGGCTTCCAAGAAAAAGTCAATAATATGCTTTCCATTGTGCTGCTGGTGGcagaaaaaatatgagaaagttCAAGGTTATGAAATGTTCAGGTGGTTTTATCTTTTGACAAACTGTTCGTGTTTGTGGGGGGTAAAAACTCTCTTCCTTGTTTTCGAACAGATAATTCACAAGACCTGCTTTGTTGTCCTCCTCATGCCTCCCACCCTCCTTCTCTCTGCAATAGGCGAAGGATAACTTTGACCGCCAGGACTTCAATAAAATGTGCTGGACGTTGTGCTTTAGGAAGAACCTGGGTCAGAAAAAGCTCTTCATCTCCAACGACGACGCCTTCAAGATATGGTGCATATTCAACTTTCTGTGTGAGGACAGATACCCGCTGGTCATCGTCACAGAGGAGGTGAGATTACATCACAGCAGCATCCCTACAATGAAGGAAAGGTCATGGGGCAAGGGGTAGCATTTGTTTCCCCACTACAAAATCTTTAGCAATAGCTATTACTCATGTTACAAAAGAAACAGACCAACTTAAGTGGAAAATactactgtaaaaataaaatggctcAGTATCAGGATCAGTATCTATAAAACCTAGACAGGAGGCTAATGTTTGCTTAATTTCCTGAATTCGTTTAATTGGATTAGATTTTATTCAAGGCTAGTAAAATGTGCTATTATGCACTTCTTCATGTTGGTTTATTAgataaaatacactaaaattTGTAGTAATAAGGTggcaaaatgtacaaaaaagcACCACATTTAGACACGTTGAATGTTATTGTATACATCCAAAAATTTCACACGCGCTCACAACACAAGAAGGCAAAAAGACGATTGTTTCACTGCCATCCATCGCTGCACTGCTGCAGCGGAGCAACTCTGttgacaaaatgaaacctgcagaaGCTGGTATTTTTCATCTATTGCAGCGCACCACTGCAAATGGCAAGTAAACAaagtcatagtcaagctagcataccTTGCTAGCTTGAGCAAGTTCCTTGTTGTCCCTCgctatattttttctttttttaaaagctttttattgaCCTGTTAAATGTGATACTCTTGGACCTTATCTTCTTgttgtagtgttgacaattagtagcaaaatgctgcatccctttttcttttatatatcaccTGCACATTTCAAATTTAGCacgttatgttgacaacttgacacCGAAAACCAATGGTAGTAATCGTTGGCAAGctctctatttttcttttgccctcCATACAATAAATACATGGGACTACAAACAAGCATTTCAGTATGTGATGCTCACCTAATCCTGTTTTATCAGTTTTGGCATCCTGTagtgaaaatgtgtgtgaaagCAGCTGTGAAACAACATTTCTAAAGCATTTCAGCGGTTGATCTTTATCATTGCACGGCAGTGGAGTTGCATTTCACTATGCAAAGCCTCCATATTTGATTTCCACAGAGTTTAGTTTTGGTGCATCTTTTTAGGAAGTTTAGCAGAAACCTGAATGAAAATCTGAAGAACATAAACTCCCTCCCTCTCACGTTCCAAATATGTAATACCAGATAGATTAAACAATCTCTTTATTGATACTAAGGGACTCATGTTGATCagataaaatgaatacaaaacagGAACATCCAGttcatggttttaaaaataaacctattaaaaatgatttccacCCTGCGaattaaaactcattaaaaacaaatttaaataaatatgagctCATGATGAGTGTGTGGACGTTTCTGACGTCGTTCACACCAGAGAGGCACTTTTAGCAAAGTGACAAATTTCTGGCTGGTAACTAGAGGAAGTCACAAATGTACAAGATATGAACGGAGTCATATTAGCCAGTTAATCTGAACTTctcatttcagttgttttttgtataaatacgtttttgtttaaattctcCAGCAGTTCTGCAAATTCTGCAAAGGCGATTCTACTGTAGCAGGCATTCAGAGTGATGTGCTGCATACGCGGTGCGTTGCTGTTTCACCAGTTGGTCAGTTGCTCAAGAGCAGAAAAGGAAGTTTCCAGCTTCCTGTTCTTTTACAAATGCTGGAAGATTTATTGTTGAGTATGGCAAACATCAGAGCTGAATCACAGGATTGTTTGTTGAATTGAAACGACATTTTAAACACTTCACTCAGCTAATGTAGACTTCTACTTTGGTAAAAGGTAGAAAGATCAGGGAGAGTTGTCGTTTGTTCTGTTCAAGTAGGTTCTGTTCAAttcataaatactttatttatcccaaaaggATCTTAAATGTTTCTCCCAGTTGTAAAAAGGAtatgttgttgctgtgtttatCCATTACAGCAACTGTTTGAAGGTACTAAAAAAGTAAGAGCTGACTTCCTTTCGACTGCACAGCATCCATAAATAGAGGTGACCGATacggacttaaagttttatcacaacatTTTGTATGATAACTCTAAAGgtgacaataagaactatttagtacttttttatgtaactttaGGACTATGAAtattgctcttgaaaaacattcccagtCACTTGTAgatttgtatcactaagctgcacacagtaacttCATTTAAGCCCATTTtgaaatttattgatatttattgatgttctcattgaacaaactgtagaAATTCCAACAATATGCACCATTTggcttttttccttttggacGTCATTAGTTGGAATTTATCGTAACAACAATAAACCAGGATTTtatcacaaaaagaaattttgtcACGATAAACGATACATGATAAACGACATACTGCTAAACACCAAATCTAACCAAGTATATTTGGTCCATTTTCTAGCACAAATTTgttagtatacttgaaataaggcaaggtaaggtaattttatttacatagcacattttcagcaacgaGGTAATATAAAGTGTTTTACAAGACATCTAAATAGTGAATACTCTACAGTTTCTGATAAAATAAGCTAAAGAGTGACtattctaattccttttctggctTAAAAATGAGTCTGTATAATATTGATCTAAATAGTACGTACTCCACAATTTCTGATATTACTATTAGACTAAAGTAATCCTTTACTGGGTTAAATAGGGAGTACTGCACAGTCTCTAACAggtaaactaaataaaataaaaagaggaaagaacAGGGCACAtggcaacattcagacaaaacaaaagggcaaaacaaagacacaagTGAAGGCAGTGACATCACAAGGTCATGAAACCACGTTGCTCAGCCTCCCAGCAGAAGTCCGATTAGATGTTGTTATCAAGGAATATCCTTGGGAGCGCTCAGCTCCACAGCTGCCTGGATAACAGGAGGGGGTGAGGTAGAAAGGAGCGTTATGTTTACATATCTTCAAGGAGATTGGAAATATGCAGCCCCTTCCAAGGCAACACGGGGAAAGCCAATTCAGATACAGAATGTCTTAGTTAAGGTAGATTATAAATTTCAATCTTCCCTAAAGTTTCTCCAATACATCTCAGTTTCCAATTATCCAAATTAGTTTGAGCGTTCCACTGAGCCGAAACTAGCAACTTCTCCTACATCGATTCCATTCCGTTAGTGAGTTTTTGAGTCCTCAGCGGGGCTGCGAGTCTCAGCAAGACTCACATCCAACTTACGTCTCTGTCCACACCAACAGTCTGAGTGTTTGCTAGTTCGGCCAAGTCCGTCACAAATGTGTCGATAAGATATAGGAAGATATAGgacaataattctttaatatagGAGTTCCACtggcacattatttcacttatgggaaaaagGTCTTACTATAAATTAAATTGtcttccagtggaactagtactttttcatcaatattaaggaattattgtcttaaaacaaactcctatatcttgctgaaaagttacctagTATACtcagtgtactaagatatttgcattagaaaccagacagaaaatacttggtaagattttgtgtttttgcagtgtgaatgtCCACCCTAGGAATAACTCCATGAAATCAAACAGTCTTTGCGATTTCCCTTTCGTAGCAGCTGAACTTGTTTGTTGGAGTTGACCATATGTGGCGTGCGTCCTCTTCCACAGATCGAGTATTTCTTGCGTAAGCTGACGGAGGCGATGGGAGGAAGCTGGGTGGAGGAGCGCTTCGAGGACCTGAAGCTGGAGCTGAGCTCCAAGCAGCAGTGTCTGAATGTGTGGGAGCTCATCACGCTGGTGGGCTCAGGCCAGTTCAGCAAGGGCATGGACCAGCCGACGCTGTCCATGGGCATCAGCGAGGTCTACCAGGAGCTCATCCTGGATGTACTCAAACAGGTGGGCAACACTTCAACCTCTTCTGGTTTCAAACTGTCTGGTTGATTAACAACTGTTATCAGGTTTTATATCTGGACATGATACAAGTCCAggactttttcttccttttcattaGAAAATAACTTGGCTTTGTCCATTGGTCCACCACGGAAAATAGTTCCTACTCAATGTATATATCTgtggtgtccaaacctttgtCCTGTGGGCCAAAACTTGCAAATTTAACCTactttaattcaattaaaaatgcaaaaatttgtttgtgattatgaattttttagtttttgtattaCAACAGTAAATactatttttatgaaaatttttATCATGAAAGACCCAGCTTCAGATTGCTGCTAgtaaaaggaaaacagacaatttccaaactttttggGTTATcggttgttttttattttgttggccAAATTTTTACCTTTCTTGACACCCCTGATATACTCTATGTTGTGTATTTTCCCACATTTTAGGTGTCATTTCAACCAGCCAGGTTATATTTAAGTGTGAAACGGGGCCATCATGTCAGCAGGAGCTAAAAGTAGCTCCTCCCACCGCCAGTCAGAGAGACTCTGGCATCAAGGAATCATACAGTCatgatttttgtcagtaaaTACTTAACCGATGACTATAGCCACTCTTATATACAGTTATTCATATTTCTGCATCAACCCTTTAGAACTACGGACACTAAAAACGTTGCAGCACCATGATGGATGTATTGAACAGAGGAACTATGATTGTTTTTGCTAATGTAACCATGGTTTCCGCTTGTTTAAGTCAAGGTAATGTATCGATGAAAGTAACTCTTCTTTTAAGGCTCATAGCTGTGAAAAGTTGGAACTGGCTGGCTTAGAAAGCGACCCGCACTTTTCCCTCCTGATGTTTTAGTTGATTTGATCAATTCTGCCTtcgcctgaattcacaccacatgattcaAACCACCAAATCATAAACAGTGTTTCCCTTACACAGTAGCAGGCTTGAAAGTGTATAATAGTCTAGATGCTAGCCACTGTTTTTtgctaggctacatgatggGCATtttctccatggttactaatTATTAGATGCTTCCCTTTTCCATTGCTGTATTTGATTGTATCTTACCAAACTTTCTTACTTATGAAGCATATGAACCTTAATCTTCTAGGTAAAAAGTGAACCCTATGATCATTTTTACAATGCAACCGACTAATCAAAAGCAATATTAGGCTACCAAGCGTCTGCGTTTTGACATGTTCAACAGGACTTttgacgtccatcatggcggaATGGGCCGCTTTCTGAAGAACATCACAATTCAGATTAATGATTATATTCAGTCAATCAGAAAGGTTATCTCTGATAGAAAATGAGACAGGCATATTCCCAAAAGGCCTCCTCACCATCACCCTAATGCGTAGCTTCCTCCACAGATCCGGTTGGGCCAATCCACAATGTTGACATCACTCCCAAaacaggtagaaaaaaaaaaattctcatatttctttttctttgtaggGATATATGATGAAGAAAGGCCACAAGAGGAAGAACTGGACAGAGCGCTGGTTTGTGCTGAAGCCTGGCTTTATTTCGTATTATGTGGGCGAAGACCTCGCAGAGAAGAAAGGAGACATCCCATTGGACGGATCCTGCAGTGTGGAGGCACGAAACCACAGATTCTACTGCtttgtgctttgtttgtttcacggagataaaaaaacaaaacaaaacaaccctaTTTAATTCTGAAgtgtgcatttttatgttttggttcaTAATATGTCCAGACTGGTGAAATGTTTCATTCTTGCTTTCCACTGCAGTCCTTACAAGACAAAGAGGGAAAGAAGTGCCTCTTCCTCATCAAGTCGTCTCATAAAAGCTTCGAAATCAGCGCATcggacaagaagaagaagcaggagTGGATCCAGGGTGAGCTGTGTGAAAAGTTTATCGAAACCTCAAAGAATTGTGTCTCTTCTCCATATTTTCCCCATTGGAAAAGTAATCAAACCTTGTTGAAGAACTGTCATCCTCCAGCCACAAACAATAGTGCATCTTAATAagatttaatgtgataaacAAGCACAAAGTAAATAATTGTAAAGTTTAAGAATACTatacatcatttatttatttattgttttggtttgtatATTTCTTGAGCCCCCTGAGTATCTTGGGATTTCTCTCTACCGACGTTTAGTCTTTGTAAAATCATTGAAGTTCAGTGAAATTGAATGGAGAGCGTTTTTGATCATGAGTTTTCAAGTATTGACAATGATTGTAAATTTGATTTTGGTCTCTGCTGCTCCAACATAATGATAGTTTGGTCTAAATCAGGGATGATaaactctttttcattttgggccacaaTCAGGATCAGGAATGTCTATAAAGGGCTGGTTATGGCCGACCGTGTTGATAAAGCTACCTAATAACAAATACGACTAAATTACTGTCTCTGCCTACAATGATAACTTCAATTTGCCAGAATACAGATAAAAATGCAgtgatttgactgataaaataatatttaagcccACTAATGTTATTATCTTGAAGTTCCAGAATCCAGAGGACCACATAAAAACTTCTGGTGGGCCGGATTTTAAGTTTGACACGTGGTCTAAATTATTAAACCGTAGTTCTTGTTTAGTATTGTCCTGCTACAAAGTGAACCTCCACCCTTTCTAAAGTCTTGTGCACCCACTGACTGCTTTTCCtccaaataatgaaaacaaaagtgtggGAAAAGCACTTTTACTAGGTGCAGTACatctttattttgcttttctcttcttcctcGGTTCCTCTCAGCGATTCAGATGTGCGTGAATCTGCTGCGTCTGAGCCGGCCTGCGCCGCACCACGAAGCCCGACAGAAGCGGCGAGACCTGCGGCTCAGGCAGCAGGcggagcaggaggagctggagctcAGGATGAGGGAGCTGCAGACGGCAAACGAGGCCAAGCAGTCTGAGCTGGAGAACATGAGGAAGGTAAggacaaaatatttctgtattaatggaagCGTGTTATTGGAGGACACGGAAATAAGTGAAActggtggaaataaaaataaaaggctgaaaataatttataaaacagcaaatataatCCCAAAAGTAATCTGAAGTGAACAAACAGCTGGACGGATATACTGTACTTTGGTAAATCAGGAAGTTAAACTCTGTGCTGTTTATCTTCATGGGAATAACTCAGCGAATGTGGTTTATGatcaagcaacaaaaaaagaaaacacactaaaacataaattagaCAGAGAGGAAGTAAAGATAAAGTGTCACAGCTGTcagcttttattattattctgcatcCATGAAGACAAAAGTAAAAGGCAAGAGCAAAAATCCTTCAAACAACACAAAACCAGAGGGAAACCTGGGACTGTCGCagttaaaatgagctcaatgatttccattctgattacattttgtttacagacgTGTCATAATCCACTTTATCTATGGTTTATTGtcgtgtgtgttttttatt from Xiphophorus maculatus strain JP 163 A chromosome 2, X_maculatus-5.0-male, whole genome shotgun sequence carries:
- the LOC102221067 gene encoding switch-associated protein 70-like isoform X2, which translates into the protein MPYLNKFILDKAKDNFDRQDFNKMCWTLCFRKNLGQKKLFISNDDAFKIWCIFNFLCEDRYPLVIVTEEIEYFLRKLTEAMGGSWVEERFEDLKLELSSKQQCLNVWELITLVGSGQFSKGMDQPTLSMGISEVYQELILDVLKQGYMMKKGHKRKNWTERWFVLKPGFISYYVGEDLAEKKGDIPLDGSCSVESLQDKEGKKCLFLIKSSHKSFEISASDKKKKQEWIQAIQMCVNLLRLSRPAPHHEARQKRRDLRLRQQAEQEELELRMRELQTANEAKQSELENMRKALEEAAANAAEEEKKRLLTHTELQDRYRTELEREKMVRQQMEEQVAQKSTELEQYLQRVQELEDMYHKLEEALEEERRARQDEETVRKLQGRLLEEEAEKRAELEQIHLRQQRAISETEAEKQELEKERLAKESALQAAMKQLEELEQERQGALEQYQTVMKKLEDATNNTKSWKHKVAQQEGMLRLIQPGSKGPQNITNWGPAAFSDVELNLREKQWQEMKNQAAQAQ